A region from the Drosophila mauritiana strain mau12 chromosome 2L, ASM438214v1, whole genome shotgun sequence genome encodes:
- the LOC117148332 gene encoding PRA1 family protein 3, with product MTTPSTSVGDAAAALSGNLQLPPLRTLDDFILGSARFQLPNLKDFEKWGNRVVKNLLYYQTNYFLLFLTIYALMIFCNPSKIITGLLVQALIIGVIWQFFSGKSKKNFIASRLTGGNANAAEQNAQQKWYILAGALLGGYLLLHLLSAVLLTIFTVLLPISLTFIHASLRLRNIKNKLTNSIESFAPSTPMGSFLDALNVRAEGVFN from the coding sequence ATGACAACGCCCTCCACTTCCGTGGGCGATGCAGCCGCCGCCTTGTCCGGCAATCTTCAGTTGCCGCCTCTGCGAACCCTCGATGACTTCATCCTGGGATCGGCTCGGTTCCAACTGCCCAATCTCAAGGATTTTGAGAAGTGGGGCAACCGGGTGGTGAAGAACCTGCTCTACTACCAAACAAATTACTTTTTGCTCTTCCTTACCATCTACGCTTTGATGATTTTCTGCAATCCTTCAAAGATTATTACTGGTCTGCTGGTGCAGGCTTTGATCATAGGCGTTATCTGGCAGTTCTTCAGCGGAAAGTCGAAGAAGAACTTCATCGCCAGTCGTCTGACTGGCGGAAATGCCAATGCAGCGGAGCAGAATGCCCAACAGAAGTGGTACATACTGGCTGGAGCTCTGCTCGGAGGTTATCTCCTTCTGCACCTGCTGAGCGCAGTGCTCTTGACGATTTTCACCGTGTTGCTGCCTATTTCGCTGACCTTCATCCACGCCTCCTTGCGACTGCGAAACATCAAGAACAAGCTGACCAACAGCATCGAGAGCTTTGCTCCCTCCACTCCCATGGGCTCCTTTCTGGATGCCCTAAATGTCCGGGCCGAAGGCGTCTTTAATTAG
- the LOC117148321 gene encoding RWD domain-containing protein 4 → MSSPLEQQTEEREALQSIYEGDTNFKEIDSVTFQYKYGEEDNYKSFLVELKWGENYPDEAPAINMNAFYNRNLLPAVKEGIQTALSTEADQWLGCGMTYTLFECLKDNLEQLTAEQPESAPTVALVDDGVGALKISDPNADAESKKKEPKKEHLTKAQKRRQWERTDHKGDRERGWDWVDLVKHLSQTGGKNDDALTAAEIAASNAPALHPLNN, encoded by the exons ATGAGCTCGCCACTGGAACAGCAAACGGAAGAACGGGAGGCATTGCAGTCAATATACGAGGGCGACACGAACTTCAAGGAAATAGATAGCGTCACATTTCAGTACAAA TATGGCGAAGAGGATAACTACAAGTCGTTTTTGGTCGAGCTCAAGTGGGGCGAAAATTACCCGGATGAGGCGCCAGCGATCAACATGAACGCGTTTTACAATAGGAATCT ACTGCCAGCTGTCAAGGAAGGGATCCAAACGGCTCTGAGTACGGAAGCGGACCAATGGCTGGGCTGTGGTATGACATATACCCTGTTCGAATGCCTTAAGGACAACCTGGAGCAACTAACCGCAGAGCAACCCGAATCCGCTCCCACGGTAGCGTTAGTGGATGATGGCGTGGGTGCTCTAAAGATCTCCGATCCCAATGCCGATGCGGAGTCCAAGAAGAAGGAGCCCAAAAAAGAGCACTTGACTAAGGCGCAAAAGCGCCGGCAGTGGGAGAGAACCGATCACAAAGGAGACCGGGAACGTGGCTGGGATTGGGTGGACCTCGTCAAGCATTTATCGCAGACGGGTGGCAAAAACGATGACGCTCTCACTGCCGCCGAAATCGCAGCGTCCAACGCTCCAGCTCTCCATCCCCTGAACAACTAA
- the LOC117148200 gene encoding FAS-associated factor 2: MEADGLTNEQTEKVLQFQDLTGIEDMNVCRDVLIRHQWDLEVAFQEQLNIREGRPTMFAASTDVRAPAVVNDRFLQQVFSANMPGGRTVSRVPSGPVPRSFTGILGYVINFVFQYFYSTVTSIVSAFVNLGGGNEARLVTDPLGDVMKFIREYYERYPEHPVFYQGTYAQALNDAKQELRFLIVYLHKDPTKNPDVESFCRNTLSSRSVIDYINTHTLLWGCDVATPEGYRVMQSITVRSYPTMVMISLRANRMMIVGRFEGDCTPEELLRRLQSVTNANEVWLSQARADRLERNLTQTLRRQQDEAYEQSLLADEEKERQRQRERDAVRQAEEAVEQARRDVELRKEEIARQKIELATLVPSEPAADAVGAIAVVFKLPSGTRLERRFNQTDSVLDVYHYLFCHPDSPDEFEITTNFPKRVLFSKANLDAAGEAGTAKETLTKSLQAVGLKNREVLFVNDLEA, translated from the exons ATGGAAGCTGATGGACTGACCAACGAACAGACGGAGAAGGTGCTCCAGTTCCAGGATCTCACCGGCATCGAGGACATGAACGTCTGTCGCGACGTCCTAATCAGACACCAATGGGATCTCGAG GTAGCCTTCCAGGAGCAGCTAAATATCCGCGAGGGCCGTCCCACTATGTTCGCCGCCTCCACAGATGTCCGAGCGCCCGCTGTCGTTAACGACCGCTTCCTGCAGCAGGTGTTTTCCGCCAACATGCCTGGCGGAAGGACGGTTAGCCGGGTGCCCAGTGGCCCCGTTCCCCGCAGCTTCACCGGCATTCTTGGATACGTGATTAACTTCGTATTTCAATACTTCTATTCCACCGTGACGAGCATCGTCAGTGCGTTTGTCAACCTGGGCGGCGGAAACGAAGCCCGCTTGGTGACAGATCCACTGGGCGATGTGATGAAGTTTATTAGGGAATACTACGAAAGGTATCCCGAGCACCCGGTCTTCTATCAGGGCACATATGCCCAGGCCCTGAACGATGCTAAGCAGGAGCTGCGCTTTCTAATCGTTTACCTGCACAAGGATCCCACCAAGAACCCAGATGTGGAATCGTTCTGCCGCAACACACTGTCGTCAAGATCGGTCATTGACTACATTAATACACACACTCTGTTATGGGGATGCGACGTAGCCACGCCGGAGGGTTACCGGGTGATGCAGTCGATCACGGTGCGCAGCTACCCAACGATGGTGATGATCAGCCTTCGAGCAAATCGCATGATGATCGTCGGACGCTTCGAGGGAGATTGTACGCCCGAAGAGCTGCTCCGTCGCCTCCAGTCGGTGACGAACGCCAACGAGGTGTGGCTGAGTCAAGCGCGTGCAGATCGCTTGGAGCGGAATTTAACACAGACTTTAAGAAGACAGCAGGACGAGGCCTACGAGCAGAGTTTGCTTGCGGACGAGGAGAAGGAGCGTCAGCGCCAAAGGGAGCGAGATGCCGTCCGGCAGGCGGAGGAGGCTGTGGAACAAGCTCGACGCGATGTCGAGCTTCGCAAGGAGGAGATTGCCCGGCAAAAGATCGAGCTGGCCACTCTGGTGCCATCCGAGCCGGCAGCGGATGCTGTCGGCGCCATCGCAGTTGTATTCAAGCTGCCCAGTGGAACACGCCTAGAGCGCCGATTTAACCAGACGGATTCGGTGCTT GACGTTTATCACTATCTCTTCTGCCATCCCGATTCGCCGGATGAGTTCGAGATCACAACGAATTTCCCAAAGCGCGTGCTCTTCTCGAAAGCGAATTTGGATGCCGCTGGGGAAGCAGGCACAGCCAAGGAGACGCTGACCAAAAGCCTTCAGGCTGTGGGACTCAAGAACCGCGAGGTGCTGTTCGTTAACGATCTGGAAGCGTAA
- the LOC117140776 gene encoding protein phosphatase 1F — MSSDAIPASECAHLVEFKRFLASTAEKAAAVSEEVVTRSCVTRTSNETYKVSGEERHAELVSAIWKQLETRGCPAQFRIRLLHRSTQQLEQDLCFAKECEVTVEGPPQYDLLKLQKFVASEFEKYILKLTDNSEVDRLKDFADEAATENCECHQQKEPLHTSAAVKNKPRKMEDRCVCLDRFGEMYELPDKTTRFFGVFDGHSGSLSATYATSQLPQLLADQLKANPDPAAFSPDFYRNAFESAFLLADERFTQKKITSGTTSVCALITKDQLYIAWVGDSKALLVGKRTQLQLVKPHKPENPDERKRIETAGGTVLHAQGQWRVNGILNVARSIGDYSLEAVIAEPDFVDVQLNEAHDFLVLGTDGLWDHVPESLVIETVYDSLADTTMKLDDIPKLLIEAAKERDSQDNITAVVVLLKPRHQIEHL; from the coding sequence ATGTCGTCAGATGCGATTCCCGCATCGGAATGTGCGCACCTGGTGGAATTTAAGCGATTTCTGGCCAGTACGGCGGAGAAGGCAGCAGCCGTAAGCGAGGAGGTGGTCACCCGGAGTTGTGTAACCCGTACGTCCAATGAGACATACAAAGTGTCCGGCGAGGAGCGTCATGCCGAATTGGTCTCAGCGATTTGGAAACAACTGGAGACTCGAGGATGTCCGGCGCAGTTCCGGATTAGGCTACTCCATCGAAGCACAcagcagctggagcaggaTCTGTGCTTTGCCAAGGAGTGTGAAGTCACCGTGGAGGGTCCGCCACAGTACGATCTTCTCAAGCTGCAGAAGTTCGTGGCCAGTGAGTTTGAGAAGTACATCCTAAAACTCACCGACAACTCGGAGGTGGATCGCCTCAAGGACTTCGCTGATGAGGCGGCGACGGAAAACTGCGAGTGCCACCAGCAGAAAGAACCCCTGCACACATCTGCCGCTGTAAAGAACAAACCCCGCAAAATGGAGGATCGCTGTGTTTGCCTGGATCGATTTGGTGAAATGTACGAGTTGCCGGACAAGACCACCCGTTTTTTTGGCGTCTTTGATGGTCACTCTGGCTCTTTGTCCGCCACCTATGCAACCAGCCAACTTCCACAACTGCTAGCCGATCAGCTTAAAGCAAATCCAGATCCTGCTGCATTCTCCCCAGACTTTTATCGCAATGCCTTCGAGTCGGCATTTTTGTTGGCCGATGAGCGTTTCACCCAGAAGAAGATCACCAGCGGCACAACTAGCGTATGTGCCTTGATCACAAAGGATCAGCTTTATATTGCTTGGGTGGGCGATTCCAAGGCCCTTCTCGTGGGCAAGCGGACTCAACTGCAGCTGGTGAAACCGCACAAGCCAGAGAATCCGGATGAGCGCAAAAGAATAGAAACAGCCGGTGGAACAGTGCTCCACGCCCAGGGGCAGTGGCGTGTAAATGGCATTCTGAACGTGGCCCGCTCCATTGGCGACTACAGCCTGGAGGCAGTGATCGCAGAGCCGGACTTCGTCGATGTGCAGTTAAATGAGGCTCACGACTTTCTCGTACTAGGCACCGATGGCCTGTGGGATCATGTGCCCGAGTCGCTCGTAATCGAAACCGTTTACGATTCCCTAGCGGATACCACAATGAAGTTGGACGACATTCCCAAACTGCTGATAGAGGCTGCCAAGGAGCGGGATTCCCAGGACAACATAACAGCGGTGGTGGTTTTGCTCAAACCGCGACACCAGATCGAACATCTTTAA
- the LOC117146591 gene encoding ATP-sensitive inward rectifier potassium channel 15, translated as MQSDASPLGAAATDSLPMHRSTSMPVKPKPLEQKPLLRSSEKETVNASDYYPESPGFVRRRRSKAAGDHLETRSEQNFPYAHDWAGSTIELTPDLGSGPRTSSSDGLRRSLNRVMEKNGKENVVFRRIPEKSWRYMRDLVTTLMELEWKYMLTLFLGSYFLSWLLFAALCYVVAYSHGDFIFDPVSGKRMGEGVDPCIYGVNSWVAMIIYSVETQTTLGFGEKYASEECPETIFLFVMQMVSAALIEGCMVSVIYAKTARPARQLTKLKFSDKAVICYRDGRLCLLFRVCDPREQQSIESKIRVYIIVDKRTREGETIKSHVELKLEGNGEQIILWPDVVCHVIDETSPLSQFTTAKLFNAAQFELYVSIVGTSPATAQMTEAKTSYLPREIFWGQRFVNIIHYDAQNERYIVDYENFNRTISVDMPIVSPKNDHLKLEYRK; from the exons ATGCAATCGGACGCATCTCCCCTGGGAGCTGCTGCCACGGATTCCCTACCCATGCACCGCTCCACCTCCATGCCGGTGAAGCCCAAGCCACTGGAGCAGAAGCCGCTGCTCCGTTCCTCCGAAAAGGAGACGGTCAATGCGTCGGATTACTATCCGGAAAGTCCGGGCTTCGTACGGCGCAGAAGGTCAAAAGCAGCCGGGGATCACCTAGAAACCCGCAGCGAGCAGAA TTTCCCCTACGCACACGACTGGGCGGGCAGTACGATAGAGCTTACTCCAGATTTGGGATCCGGACCGCGGACTTCCTCCTCCGATGGACTAAGGCGCAGTCTTAATCGCGTGATGGAAAAGAACGGCAAGGAGAACGTTGTGTTCCGGCGCATTCCGGAGAAGTCATGGCGCTACATGCGGGATCTGGTCACCACGCTG ATGGAACTGGAGTGGAAGTATATGCTGACCCTATTCCTGGGCAGCTACTTCCTCAGCTGGCTGCTCTTCGCCGCCCTCTGCTACGTGGTGGCCTACTCGCACGGTGACTTCATCTTCGATCCGGTAAGTGGTAAGCGAATGGGTGAGGGCGTCGACCCCTGCATCTACGGGGTGAACAGCTGGGTGGCCATGATCATATACTCTGTGGAAACACAGACGACCCTCGGATTCGGCGAAAAGTACGCCAGCGAGGAGTGTCCGGAGACGATCTTCCTGTTCGTCATGCAGATGGTGAGTGCGGCCCTAATCGAGGGCTGTATGGTGAGTGTGATCTATGCCAAGACCGCACGGCCAGCAAGGCAGCTGACCAAGCTGAAGTTCAGCGATAAGGCGGTG ATCTGTTATCGCGACGGCAGGCTTTGTTTGCTATTCCGCGTCTGCGATCCCCGCGAGCAGCAGTCCATCGAGTCCAAAATACGAGTCTACATCATCGTGGACAAGCG CACGCGCGAGGGTGAGACTATTAAAAGTCACGTGGAACTGAAGCTGGAGGGGAATGGGGAGCAGATTATTCTCTGGCCCGATGTGGTGTGCCATGTCATCGATGAGACCAGTCCGTTGTCCCAGTTCACCACAGCGAAACTCTTCAATGCTGCCCAATTCGAGTTGTATGTGTCCATTGTGGGCACTTCGCCTGCCACGGCGCAGATGACGGAGGCCAAGACGTCCTATCTGCCAAGGGAGATTTTCTGGGGCCAACGGTTCGTCAATATCATACATTACGACGCTCAAAACGAGCGCTATATTGTCGACTACGAGAACTTTAACAGGACCATATCGGTGGACATGCCCATCGTGAGTCCAAAAAATGATCACTTAAAGCTGGAATACAGAAAGtga
- the LOC117146583 gene encoding uncharacterized protein LOC117146583, with translation MYVISTSKKTVLSDFADLETKSEYVHQNAEPTDFQFNGQRRVFVEVDKMAGLAVMRIKEKDGKTPEIQRVRKLTIDNAFCVACAKQSLEEIAVGQSGCVKLYNFRTAQLIHRFPADPQRSTVLYMDYNNTDEYIAAVRDGGDISILGTKTKQKTNTFTIDGDSTLVRFHPSKRFHLSIASYKGAVTVYDVQGMRKIFHASEAHSAPCRDISMCASQPALLVSVGYDCKINIFDIRRNRAQASTDRLTYSHPLSTVALSECGTYLCAGNLKGELIAYDMRSTKAPLAVRSVHDAAVTRVAFVPVPSVDSQQNGSLNSSENATGLTAEAPRVERRPSDELRKSIAANLLSTQNHHLTSLGYGVSTPTIVRRDSFCEFLDAQGPRAVDRMSTRLGASYRDSFDWETLNRKPQPNETANRQSLCPPVASGPTSVDNSVNSSTTESLQQTLSGPLKDRSNISGDGKLMKIAETDELCEEQSANISVASSTGGGSDKENPPPVDAEMKRRLRLLSASRNSTPHHANITPQSSNPLLKPQQLLAKSSSGLSAQMDADWRKEFSELRDFVDQRCEKVERELEYVTFSNQRVLANKMTKYMDQQAENTREIRDALALLLQGDSFMREFSRLKNENEMLKAKLKFYLEQEQTESCGE, from the exons ATGTATGTGATTTCCACGTCTAAGAAAACCGTGCTCTCCGACTTCGCGGATCTGGAGACAAAGTCTGAGTATGTGCACCAGAATGCAGAGCCCACGGACTTTCAGTTCAACGGCCAGCGCCGGGTCTTCGTGGAGGTGGATAAAATGGCGGGCTTGGCCGTGATGCGAATAAAGGAGAAGGATGGCAAGA CGCCCGAGATTCAACGAGTCCGTAAGCTCACCATCGATAATGCCTTCTGTGTGGCGTGTGCCAAACAATCCCTGGAAGAGATCGCCGTGGGCCAGAGCGGTTGTGTTAAGCTATACAACTTCCGGACGGCACAACTTATCCACCGTTTTCCGGCGGACCCGCAAAGGAGTACTGTCCTCTACATGGACTACAACAATACGGACGAGTATATAGCCGCCGTGCGCGATGGCGGGGACATCAGTATCTTGGGCACCAAGACCAAGCAGAAGACCAACACCTTCACCATAGATGGCGA CTCTACTCTTGTGCGCTTTCATCCGAGCAAACGCTTCCATTTGTCAATCGCTTCCTATAAAGGAGCCGTGACCGTCTATGATGTGCAGGGAATGCGGAAGATTTTCCATGCCAGCGAAGCGCACAGTGCTCCCTGCCGGGACATCAGTATGTGCGCATCCCAGCCGGCGCTGCTGGTCAGCGTGGGCTACGATTGCAAGATAAACATCTTCGACATTCGACGAAATCGTGCTCAGGCATCCACGGATCGCCTGACCTACTCGCATCCACTATCGACGGTGGCGCTGAGTGAATGTGGCACTTACCTTTGTGCTGGAAACCTTAAGGGCGAATTGATAGCCTATGATATGAGGAGTACGAAGGCTCCGCTGGCCGTGAGGAGTGTTCATGATGCGGCTGTGACACGTGTAGCCTTTGTGCCCGTGCCAAGTGTGGATAGCCAGCAGAACGGTAGCCTCAACAGCTCCGAAAATGCAACTGGTTTGACGGCCGAAGCTCCTCGTGTAGAGCGCAGGCCCAGCGATGAGTTGCGTAAATCGATTGCCGCTAATTTGTTGAGCACCCAAAACCATCATCTGACCAGTCTGGGTTACGGCGTGTCAACACCTACCATAGTTCGCCGCGATTCCTTTTGCGAGTTCCTGGATGCCCAAGGTCCGAGGGCTGTGGATCGCATGTCGACCCGCTTGGGCGCCTCTTACAGAGATAGTTTTGACTGGGAGACGCTCAACCGAAAACCGCAACCTAATGAAACTGCCAACCGTCAAAGTCTTTGTCCTCCAGTGGCATCTGGCCCCACCTCGGTGGATAACTCCGTCAACAGCTCCACCACGGAGTCACTGCAAC AGACCTTAAGCGGCCCATTGAAAGATCGGAGCAATATTTCTGGAGACGGAAAACTGATGAAGATCGCCGAGACGGACGAGCTCTGCGAGGAGCAGTCTGCCAACATTTCCGTGGCCAGCAGCACAGGAGGCGGCAGCGACAAAGAGAATCCCCCGCCGGTAGACGCAGAAATGAAACGACGTCTGCGCCTACTTTCGGCCAGTCGAAACAGTACCCCGCACCATGCTAACATCACACCACAATCCTCAAATCCTCTCTTGAAGCCTCAGCAGTTGCTGGCCAAATCGTCAAGCGGACTTTCCGCCCAAATGGATGCAGATTGGCGCAAGGAATTCAGCGAGCTAAGAGATTTTGTAGACCAGCGCTGCGAGAAGGTGGAGCGGGAACTCGAGTATGTTACCTTCTCTAATCAGCGGGTACTGGCTAATAAGATGACCAAATACATGGACCAGCAGGCGGAAAACACAAGGGAGATCCGGGACGCCCTAGCTTTACTACTTCAAGGAGATAGCTTCATGCGCGAGTTCTCGCGCcttaaaaatgaaaacgaaatgtTGAAGGCCAAATTGAAGTTCTAcctggagcaggagcaaaCGGAATCATGCGGAGAGTAA